One window of the Desulfovibrio sp. JC010 genome contains the following:
- the nusG gene encoding transcription termination/antitermination protein NusG, with product MNADAEKPQGRKARWYIVHTYSGFEQRVEQTVREMMRTGQDKGLIEEVVVPTEKVVELVKGEKRTSTRKFYPGYVMIKMIMEDESWHLIQSIPRVTGFIGGKNRPTPMRDSEAAKILSLMEDRQEQPRPKFNFDRGDDVRVIDGPFSGFNGVVEDVNYDKGKLRVSVSIFGRQTPVELDFVQVTKG from the coding sequence ATGAACGCAGACGCTGAAAAACCTCAGGGAAGAAAGGCCCGCTGGTACATTGTTCATACCTATTCAGGTTTTGAACAGCGGGTCGAGCAGACTGTTCGTGAGATGATGAGAACCGGTCAGGACAAAGGACTGATCGAAGAAGTTGTCGTCCCCACGGAAAAAGTTGTCGAGCTGGTTAAAGGGGAAAAAAGAACATCTACCCGGAAATTTTATCCGGGTTATGTCATGATCAAAATGATCATGGAGGATGAATCATGGCATCTCATCCAGTCTATTCCCCGTGTTACCGGATTCATCGGTGGTAAAAACCGCCCGACTCCAATGCGTGACAGCGAAGCAGCCAAAATCCTGAGCCTGATGGAAGACCGTCAGGAACAGCCGAGACCCAAGTTCAACTTTGATCGTGGCGATGATGTCAGGGTCATTGATGGACCTTTCAGCGGTTTCAATGGCGTTGTAGAAGATGTGAACTACGATAAAGGCAAGCTTCGGGTGTCAGTCTCCATTTTCGGCCGCCAGACCCCGGTGGAACTTGACTTCGTTCAGGTTACAAAAGGGTAG
- the rplK gene encoding 50S ribosomal protein L11, giving the protein MAKKEIGKIKLQIPAGSANPSPPVGPALGQHGVNIMEFCKAFNAKTQDQKGMIIPVIITVYQDRSFSFITKTPPASTLLLKAAKLQKGSGEPNKNKVGKVTKAQVKEIAELKAPDLTAADTEAAMKSIMGTARSMGIEVTD; this is encoded by the coding sequence ATGGCCAAGAAAGAAATAGGCAAAATCAAGCTTCAGATACCTGCTGGCTCTGCAAACCCGTCCCCTCCGGTCGGTCCTGCACTGGGTCAGCATGGTGTAAATATAATGGAATTCTGCAAGGCGTTCAACGCCAAGACGCAGGATCAGAAGGGCATGATCATTCCGGTGATCATCACTGTCTACCAAGACAGAAGCTTCTCCTTCATTACCAAGACTCCGCCGGCATCCACCCTCCTGCTCAAGGCTGCAAAGCTGCAGAAAGGTTCCGGCGAGCCTAACAAAAACAAGGTCGGTAAAGTTACCAAAGCTCAGGTTAAAGAAATTGCCGAGCTCAAAGCTCCCGACCTGACTGCTGCCGATACTGAAGCTGCCATGAAATCCATCATGGGAACAGCCCGCAGTATGGGCATTGAAGTCACAGACTAG
- the rplA gene encoding 50S ribosomal protein L1 gives MPKHGKKYRKATEGTEQLGLTVEQAVASAVDKAYAKFDETVDVAINLGVDPKYSDQMIRGAVSLPNGLGKEIRVACFVNGEKEAEAKEAGADFVGGDDLVAKVKDGWLDFDKAIATPDMMAKVGQIGRVLGPRGLMPNAKTGTVTFDVAKAVTELKAGRVEFKVDKAGVLHAPIGKVSFGAEKLLENLKTLLETVNKLKPSSAKGTYMKAVAVATTMGPGFKIDPLAARKYSES, from the coding sequence ATGCCTAAGCACGGAAAAAAATACAGAAAAGCAACAGAAGGTACCGAACAGCTCGGTCTTACCGTCGAACAGGCGGTAGCTTCTGCTGTAGATAAGGCATATGCCAAATTCGACGAGACTGTTGATGTTGCCATCAACCTCGGCGTAGACCCCAAATACTCCGACCAGATGATCCGCGGTGCAGTATCCCTGCCCAACGGTCTCGGTAAGGAAATTCGCGTAGCTTGCTTCGTGAACGGGGAGAAAGAAGCGGAAGCCAAGGAAGCCGGTGCTGACTTTGTCGGCGGCGATGACCTGGTTGCCAAAGTTAAGGACGGATGGCTCGATTTCGATAAAGCTATCGCAACTCCTGACATGATGGCTAAAGTCGGTCAGATCGGCCGTGTGCTCGGACCCCGCGGTCTGATGCCCAACGCCAAGACCGGCACCGTTACTTTCGACGTGGCAAAAGCCGTTACTGAACTTAAAGCTGGACGCGTAGAATTCAAGGTCGACAAGGCCGGTGTTCTGCACGCGCCCATCGGAAAGGTTTCCTTCGGAGCTGAAAAGCTTCTGGAAAACCTGAAAACCCTGCTGGAAACAGTGAACAAACTGAAACCTTCCTCTGCGAAAGGTACCTACATGAAGGCTGTTGCCGTAGCTACCACCATGGGACCCGGTTTCAAGATTGATCCTCTGGCAGCTAGAAAATACTCTGAGTCCTAA
- the rplJ gene encoding 50S ribosomal protein L10, translating into MNRQEKAQIIEQLKDRAERASIAIVTDFKGLEVEEFTRLRASLRSVGVDCQVVKNTLARLAFTGTDHEVLADKFKENCAVVTGYDDPVAAAKAVADFAKESKTFEMRFASLEGKYLDEDGVKALSKLPSKEELLGKTLGTMNAVPTNFVSLLANVPRGFLNVLSALKDQKEAA; encoded by the coding sequence GTGAACAGGCAAGAAAAAGCCCAGATTATTGAGCAGCTTAAAGACAGAGCTGAAAGGGCGAGTATTGCCATCGTTACCGATTTCAAAGGCCTTGAAGTAGAAGAGTTCACTCGTCTGCGCGCAAGCCTGAGAAGTGTCGGTGTCGATTGCCAAGTCGTCAAGAACACTCTGGCCCGGTTGGCTTTCACTGGTACTGATCATGAAGTACTGGCTGACAAATTCAAGGAAAACTGCGCAGTTGTAACCGGATATGATGATCCTGTTGCAGCAGCAAAAGCAGTTGCTGATTTCGCTAAAGAAAGCAAGACTTTCGAAATGCGTTTCGCATCCCTTGAGGGCAAATATCTTGACGAAGATGGCGTGAAGGCGCTTTCCAAGCTCCCGAGCAAGGAAGAGCTCCTCGGCAAAACTCTGGGTACAATGAATGCAGTACCCACCAACTTTGTGAGCTTGCTCGCAAACGTACCCCGCGGTTTCCTGAACGTTCTTTCTGCACTGAAAGATCAGAAAGAAGCTGCATAA
- the rplL gene encoding 50S ribosomal protein L7/L12 — protein MADITKDQVVEFISNMTVLELSEFITELEEKFGVSAAAPVAAVAAMPGAAGGEAAAEEKTEFDVILKGAGGNKIAVIKAVRALTGLGLKEAKAKVDEAPAAIKEGVEKAEAEEALKQLEEAGAEAEMK, from the coding sequence ATGGCAGATATCACCAAAGATCAGGTAGTTGAGTTTATTTCCAACATGACCGTTCTCGAACTCTCCGAGTTCATCACCGAACTGGAAGAGAAATTCGGCGTTTCCGCTGCAGCTCCCGTAGCAGCAGTAGCAGCTATGCCCGGCGCAGCAGGCGGCGAAGCAGCAGCTGAAGAAAAAACCGAATTCGACGTTATCCTCAAAGGTGCAGGCGGCAACAAAATTGCTGTAATTAAAGCAGTTCGCGCTCTGACCGGTCTCGGCCTCAAAGAAGCCAAGGCTAAAGTAGACGAAGCTCCCGCAGCTATCAAAGAAGGCGTAGAAAAAGCAGAAGCAGAAGAAGCTCTCAAGCAGCTTGAAGAAGCCGGTGCTGAAGCCGAAATGAAGTAA